GGTAGAAGTAGTAATCACCAttagaaatatgaaaataattaaaaaacacTAGTTACTGTGGatcaagaaattcaaaaaattagagATCATTCTATTTTAGCAACCATAATTTCTTGGAACAGAGAAATAGCTTGAGAAAAAGACAGGAAAGGAGGACTGTCATAGTCTCAAAGGCTTGACTTTCTGGAGCTTTCATACATTATGTATAAAATTTACTATTATGtgtcatgaaaaacatagtaaatGAAGCTGGAGATCAACTAAAAACATTAGCACAAGATCAGCCACCAATGACAGAAGCAAGAGTAAATTGGTGGAAACTAGAaatatttcaacaagtttatgggcCAGaactttttaataaaaaattcgaagaaaaaaaaactcataagtGAAGATGAACTTATGAATGCTACAATAGTCACCTTTATGAAGATTTCTCAATATTTGCAAGATAACAACTATTTCAACCTCATTTTTTCTGCTTCGTCCAAGACTATCAAAGCTCTCCATTCCGTGGTCGATGTTTATAAATGAATAAGGACCATACATAGGGCCTGGAAGATATTTTCGTTCATGATTCTTTCCAATGACATTTGGTGCATCCATAATTTTTTTGTCATAGAAATTGGTATTTGGAAACAAACTTATCTGAGGGTGCATCCTGTACTGCATGTTTAGCAGGTGTTTCTTATGCCCTAATGAACTCAGCCTTTCAAATAGACTCCTTCCAAACAGTGAATTTTCAGCAGCCtgagaaaagaaacaaaaacaaagaaaCATTTAAAAATTTTGCTTTGCAAGGAAACATGATAGTTAATAGGCAGTGTAGTAAAAGTAAATCCTTTTGGATAGACTGGTTTTATGTAGAACTAAATACTTGCAGCCAAATTATTTAGAGTGAAACTGGTTTTATGTGGAATTGCAGAAACAGGAGCTCCAATATTGTCACAGGTTGAAACATGTAAATAACAACAATGATAAGATCATAAGAACTTGGACCTTGCTTCGAACCATAGCAGGCAACTGGCACTCATCACCAATAAGAACTGCATGGTTTAACCATAATATTTGCAAAGGTATTAATGATTCACATTCCTTCAACTGTGCAGCTTCATCAATGACTACCATCTCAAATGGTTTCTTGGTCTCTAATTTGTTTAATCCGGCTGAAGTCGATGCAGTACACAAAATGATGTTAGCATTTTGCAAACAAAAATTCTTGATGGCACCTTTGCTGGAGATTGGAGGAAGTTGTTTCAGTGACTTCTCAAGAGCTCTTAAGATTTTGCAACAAGAGGCTCTAGTTCTACGAATCATGAATGATGTGGCTCCTCCGAAATTTAACATTTCTTCCACCTTTTCTTCACGGGATTGAAATATTTCCTTCAGTTTACTGCCGGCATCTACCTTGCAGAGAAGGTTCTCAAATTCCTTAAGTAAATCAAAAAGAATTAAAATGTCTTTGCAGTTACTTTCTGACAATGCTTCTCTAGGTATATGCAGATACAACATCTTGAAACAACTACAGATTTGCTTTGAACGGACCCCGAAATTTCTCCTAGCAAATGATAGAAAAGCCTCTTCGTCATCGCCCAATTCATCATCTGAAAACATTTTATCCTCATAACCATCCTGTTTTTCTTTTGAAATGTCTTTGTTACACTCACTGACTTTTCTGTCATGTAAAAACTTTTGGTGTAGAGAAACACCATCTTCAAAAAACTCAAGCATTGAACTCAAGCAATGCTTCCATCCAGTTTTCAGTGCAAAAGATTCTCGGATACTTTTTATCCGGAAATCCAGAAACACATCCCGCAGGTCATCACTGATTCTCATCCTTTCTTCATTGCCAAACAATACCACATCTCCCAAGCGACAACTACTGTtgccagaaaattgcttcaccaaTTTCAACAACCGTAAAGCAACTTCTTTGACTGCAGTATTTGTAGGTGCACATACTAACGTCCTGCATCTCAGTAGATCCAGAAGCCAAACCAAGCCACTGATTGTTTTCGTCTTTCCAGTACCAGGGGGTCCCCAAATAAGGTTTATTGATTTATTGTTGTGGCGTTGTCGTGCAGATATGCAACTCAATATTGCATCAGTCTGAGACTCATTAAGATTTAATTTGGATAAACACCAGCCGAAGTCAATGCCTTGGATTCTTCGAACAACATTGGACAGTGAGTATCTACAATCTTCTGCATCCTgtcacaaataaataaataccaAATGGACTCAATAGTAACCAAAATTGAACATATATTTGCAGTATCAGCATACCTTTGGATCAACTTGCAACGCCTTAAGAACGAGACTTAAATTTCCCTTAGCAGCCAGCCCAACATCGATTGCCCTCCAAATTCGATTGTATGTTATTGCGTTTACCAGGTAAAATGCAAACAGGTTACTTCTCTGTTTGTTGTTGTCGCTGCTGTTATACTTCGCTTCATCAATTTCCTCTGAAGCTCTGATTACATAAGTATTGGGTGGTAAATTATCAAATTCATCCTTAAAAACCGAAACAAGGCGATAAGATTGCCCACTCTTTGTCAGATCAGAAACATCTGAAGGTTTAAATTCTGACAGAACAAGAATGTCTCCTTTGTGGGGACTATAAATAGCATTGCTTCCAGCTGATGCAGTGTGAAATGGTGGTGCAATTAAAATGGAATAGATGTGCTCCTTCCGCTTTGTGCACCGGAGGTGTTCTATTTTGACGAAAGATGCTTGAGATATAGATTCCAAGCTGGAGCACACTTCAGCGCGCACTTCTTCCATCAATGGATAAGTAAATGAACTGAAGTAACTTTCGGTGGTATCAAAAGTCTTTGGTATCATCTCCACCTGAAGATGTATACAATATAAATACTAGGCAAGTGATTTCTAACAAATTTGAGTTCTTTGTCAGGCTCATTCAAGAGTATTCATTAAAGGTAAAGCCACATTCACTGACTATGGTAGATAACTTTGCATAAACCATTATACAACCGTTGCGTTATACTATACGACATGCTGATGAAGCAAATGGTATAGTTTGATGAATCACAAAAGCAACAAGAttgcttttctttctctttcccttctGTTTCTATAATTGTTAATTGTATATGGTGCATATAGCCATATAGCACAATCAACAGAGCAAAAAAGAACAATGAGCAACCAACAGAGCTCAAACAGAGAGCGACCGAGAACATCTTATGAGATCTTCTTTTTACATCTTCTGAGATCTTAACCTGATACATTACATAATATTAGCAGCTTACAAACTCTTTTACTTTCATATTCCCAATAAAATGTCATATTTATATCTATACCATACATTTAATGGATCGTAAGCAAGTAATCTTACAAAGGAGGTATTGCATTTTTTGAAGATATTGTTGATACCTTTGATCATCACAACTTTGCTCATTACAACGCTTTTTTGCCTGCGAATTACACTTTA
Above is a genomic segment from Musa acuminata AAA Group cultivar baxijiao chromosome BXJ3-4, Cavendish_Baxijiao_AAA, whole genome shotgun sequence containing:
- the LOC135636771 gene encoding uncharacterized protein LOC135636771 isoform X2 — protein: MIPKTFDTTESYFSSFTYPLMEEVRAEVCSSLESISQASFVKIEHLRCTKRKEHIYSILIAPPFHTASAGSNAIYSPHKGDILVLSEFKPSDVSDLTKSGQSYRLVSVFKDEFDNLPPNTYVIRASEEIDEAKYNSSDNNKQRSNLFAFYLVNAITYNRIWRAIDVGLAAKGNLSLVLKALQVDPKDAEDCRYSLSNVVRRIQGIDFGWCLSKLNLNESQTDAILSCISARQRHNNKSINLIWGPPGTGKTKTISGLVWLLDLLRCRTLVCAPTNTAVKEVALRLLKLVKQFSGNSSCRLGDVVLFGNEERMRISDDLRDVFLDFRIKSIRESFALKTGWKHCLSSMLEFFEDGVSLHQKFLHDRKVSECNKDISKEKQDGYEDKMFSDDELGDDEEAFLSFARRNFGVRSKQICSCFKMLYLHIPREALSESNCKDILILFDLLKEFENLLCKVDAGSKLKEIFQSREEKVEEMLNFGGATSFMIRRTRASCCKILRALEKSLKQLPPISSKGAIKNFCLQNANIILCTASTSAGLNKLETKKPFEMVVIDEAAQLKECESLIPLQILWLNHAVLIGDECQLPAMVRSKAAENSLFGRSLFERLSSLGHKKHLLNMQYRMHPQISLFPNTNFYDKKIMDAPNVIGKNHERKYLPGPMYGPYSFINIDHGMESFDSLGRSRKNEVEIVVILQILRNLHKASSRTQKELSVGIICPYTAQVLAIRGKLGKMYQSNSFMSVKVNSVDGFQGSEEDVIILCTVRSNADGSVGFLSNLNRANVALTRARHCLWVVGNGPTLISSGSIWAKLVFDAKSRQCFFNAIEDKDIASAIFRSDSDPWSVDSLNMDGLYISRKSTKNDKVTGTSNSLPASSSKPQVSKGKGLATSHNSVKHNDDSVAYLRKQEPQRNNECSKVVYRPVSSGRNLPGENSLGSVNLGRNVNIAGLMTTKFEDSEIHKASEVDLLEKDTCGLEYISSESSDEELGQRQMFDTPVSEIGDLDTPTICKLIKIVAGLLGHK
- the LOC135636771 gene encoding uncharacterized protein LOC135636771 isoform X1, whose product is MDQLIFSWSIADVLNNDLFKNKVEMIPKTFDTTESYFSSFTYPLMEEVRAEVCSSLESISQASFVKIEHLRCTKRKEHIYSILIAPPFHTASAGSNAIYSPHKGDILVLSEFKPSDVSDLTKSGQSYRLVSVFKDEFDNLPPNTYVIRASEEIDEAKYNSSDNNKQRSNLFAFYLVNAITYNRIWRAIDVGLAAKGNLSLVLKALQVDPKDAEDCRYSLSNVVRRIQGIDFGWCLSKLNLNESQTDAILSCISARQRHNNKSINLIWGPPGTGKTKTISGLVWLLDLLRCRTLVCAPTNTAVKEVALRLLKLVKQFSGNSSCRLGDVVLFGNEERMRISDDLRDVFLDFRIKSIRESFALKTGWKHCLSSMLEFFEDGVSLHQKFLHDRKVSECNKDISKEKQDGYEDKMFSDDELGDDEEAFLSFARRNFGVRSKQICSCFKMLYLHIPREALSESNCKDILILFDLLKEFENLLCKVDAGSKLKEIFQSREEKVEEMLNFGGATSFMIRRTRASCCKILRALEKSLKQLPPISSKGAIKNFCLQNANIILCTASTSAGLNKLETKKPFEMVVIDEAAQLKECESLIPLQILWLNHAVLIGDECQLPAMVRSKAAENSLFGRSLFERLSSLGHKKHLLNMQYRMHPQISLFPNTNFYDKKIMDAPNVIGKNHERKYLPGPMYGPYSFINIDHGMESFDSLGRSRKNEVEIVVILQILRNLHKASSRTQKELSVGIICPYTAQVLAIRGKLGKMYQSNSFMSVKVNSVDGFQGSEEDVIILCTVRSNADGSVGFLSNLNRANVALTRARHCLWVVGNGPTLISSGSIWAKLVFDAKSRQCFFNAIEDKDIASAIFRSDSDPWSVDSLNMDGLYISRKSTKNDKVTGTSNSLPASSSKPQVSKGKGLATSHNSVKHNDDSVAYLRKQEPQRNNECSKVVYRPVSSGRNLPGENSLGSVNLGRNVNIAGLMTTKFEDSEIHKASEVDLLEKDTCGLEYISSESSDEELGQRQMFDTPVSEIGDLDTPTICKLIKIVAGLLGHK
- the LOC135636771 gene encoding uncharacterized protein LOC135636771 isoform X3, whose product is MDQLIFSWSIADVLNNDLFKNKVEMIPKTFDTTESYFSSFTYPLMEEVRAEVCSSLESISQASFVKIEHLRCTKRKEHIYSILIAPPFHTASAGSNAIYSPHKGDILVLSEFKPSDVSDLTKSGQSYRLVSVFKDEFDNLPPNTYVIRASEEIDEAKYNSSDNNKQRSNLFAFYLVNAITYNRIWRAIDVGLAAKGNLSLVLKALQVDPKDAEDCRYSLSNVVRRIQGIDFGWCLSKLNLNESQTDAILSCISARQRHNNKSINLIWGPPGTGKTKTISGLVWLLDLLRCRTLVCAPTNTAVKEVALRLLKLVKQFSGNSSCRLGDVVLFGNEERMRISDDLRDVFLDFRIKSIRESFALKTGWKHCLSSMLEFFEDGVSLHQKFLHDRKVSECNKDISKEKQDGYEDKMFSDDELGDDEEAFLSFARRNFGVRSKQICSCFKMLYLHIPREALSESNCKDILILFDLLKEFENLLCKVDAGSKLKEIFQSREEKVEEMLNFGGATSFMIRRTRASCCKILRALEKSLKQLPPISSKGAIKNFCLQNANIILCTASTSAGLNKLETKKPFEMVVIDEAAQLKECESLIPLQILWLNHAVLIGDECQLPAMVRSKAAENSLFGRSLFERLSSLGHKKHLLNMQYRMHPQISLFPNTNFYDKKIMDAPNVIGKNHERKYLPGPMYGPYSFINIDHGMESFDSLGRSRKNEVEIVVILQILRNLHKASSRTQKELSVGIICPYTAQVLAIRGKLGKMYQSNSFMSVKVNSVDGFQGSEEDVIILCTVRSNADGSVGFLSNLNRANVALTRARMTKLQELRTLFQHHQVNLRSPKGRGWQLHIIQSNTMMILWLI